In Tsuneonella sp. CC-YZS046, the genomic window CAGCTTGCCTGCTACGGTTCCGAAAGTTAGGAGGCGCGCGATATCCCCACCGCGACCGATCCCACAGCATGGAGTTTCTCAGATGACCGCCATTATCGACATTCACGGACGAGAAGTGCTGGATAGCCGTGGCAACCCGACCGTGGAGGTCGACGTTCTGCTGGAAGACGGCAGCTTTGGCCGCGCGGCGGTGCCGTCCGGCGCTTCCACCGGCGCTCACGAGGCGGTCGAACTGCGCGATGGGGACACGAGCCGATACATGGGCAAGGGCGTCCGCAAGGCTGTCGATGCGGTCAATGGCGAGATTTCGGACCGGCTGCTCGGCGTCGATGCGGAAGACCAGCGCGATGTCGATTTCGCCATGCTGGAACTGGATGGGACGGAAAACAAGGGCCGGCTTGGCGCCAACGCGATCCTCGGCACCAGTCTGGCCGTGGCCAAGGCTGCCGCCAATGCACGGGGCCTGCCGCTCTATTCCTACATCGGCGGCGTCTCCGCGCATCTGCTGCCGGTGCCGATGATGAACATCATCAATGGCGGAGAGCACGCCGACAATCCGATCGACTTCCAGGAGTTCATGATCATGCCGGTCGGCGCGGAAAGCCTCGCCGAAGGCGTGCGCTGGGGCGCCGAGATATTCCATACCCTGAAGAAAGGGCTTGGCGAAAAAGGCCTTTCCACCGCGGTTGGCGATGAAGGCGGCTTCGCGCCCAACCTTGCCAGCACTCGCGCCGCGCTCGATTTCATCATGGAATCGATCGAGCGGGTGGGCTTCAAGCCGGGCACGGAAATCGCGCTGGCGCTGGATTGCGCCTCGACGGAATTTTTCGCTGACGGCCGTTACGATATTGCGGGCGAGGGCCTGTCCCTCTCCGGCGAGGAAATGGCCGATTATCTTGCCGATCTCTGCGCCGCCTATCCGATCCGCTCGATCGAGGACGGCATGAGCGAGGATGATTTCGAAGGCTGGAAGGCGCTTACCGACAAGGTCGGGGACAAGGTGCAACTGGTCGGCGACGATCTCTTCGTCACCAATCCGAAGCGCCTGGAAATGGGCATCGGGCAGGGGCTGGCCAATTCCCTGCTGGTCAAGGTCAACCAGATCGGGTCGCTCACCGAAACGCTGGAAGCCGTCAGCATCGCCCAGCGCAATGGCTACACCGCGGTGATGAGCCATCGTTCCGGCGAAACCGAGGATTCCACGATTGCCGACCTCGCGGTCGCCACCAATTGCGGCCAGATCAAGACCGGCAGCCTTGCCCGTTCCGACCGGTTGGCAAAATACAACCAGCTCATCCGGATCGAGGAAGAGCTTGGCCAGGCCGCGCGCTACGCCGGCGAAAGCGCTTTCGGGCGCCTGGCCCGCTAAGGCAGGAGCGCAAGGGAGCCCCGGAAGTTTTCCGGCCGGGGCTCTGATCCTGCCTGTTCCTCACGGTTTTCTCAGGGCTGCGCACCCTGTTTTCCGGTTCCGTCACTTGGCGACGGCACGAGGCGCGGTTTCCTCATGGGCCTTTTCGGCCAGCGCTTCCATCCGCTCGATCTCTCGCTTTTTTCGGGGATTGAGCAGATATTGCCACACGCCCCAGCCATTGACGAAAAGCATGGCGATATTCTGGATCACGATAGGCGTGTTGCCGCTGAGGAGCCCGGCCGCGATCCACGCCAGGGCTACGAATACAAACAGCACGAAAGCCCAACCAGTGATCCGCCGCCCAAGATCGGAAGCTATCAGGCCCGCAGCCACGATGGCGCCAATCGCGCCAAACCACTCCATCGGCCCGTTCATGACAGGAAAATGCCGGCCACAGCGGGCAGTTCCCGTTTAGCGGGAGAAGCGTTCCTGCAAATCGAGAAGGACAATGGCGGCCTTCGCCGCTTCACCGCCCTTGTCCTTTTGCGCAGGGTCCGCGCGCACGAGGGCCTGCGCCTCGTTCTCCACGGTAAGGATGCCGTTGCCGATAGGGATTCCATCCATGGTGAGAGCCATGATGCCCCGCGCGCTTTCACCGGCCACGATCTCGAAATGATAGGTTTCGCCCCTGATGACGACACCGATCGCGACGAAGCCGTCATAATCGCCCAATTCCGCAGCCAGTGCGATAGTGCCCGGTATTTCAAGCGCTCCCGGCACGGTCAGGACGGAAACCTCGTGACCCGCTCCTTCCAAGGCCGCGCGGGCGCCGGCGACCAACAGATCGTTGAGATGATCGTAGAAACGCGCTTCAACAATCAGGAAACTCGCCATGTCATTCAGCCCCTTCCGGCAGGTCGATCGACTTCTGGCCCACAATCGCAAGCCCATAGCCACCCAGACCGACCAGGGAATGGCTGGTGTTGGTGAGCAGGATCATGTCCCGCACGCCGAGTTCGGTGAGAATTTGCGCCCCCACGCCATAGTCGCGTTGCATTTCACCCGGCGCGGGGTCCGGTGAAGGACCATGCTCGTTGCGGGAACGAATCGCCGTGCTGGCGAAGTTGCGGCCGGGGCGGTTGAGGAGAACCACGACGCCGGAACCTTCTTCCGAGATCATCCTCATCGCATTGGCAAGCAGCCCGGAACGAGGCGTCTCATCCGCGAACACATCGGGAAACAGCGAGAGCGCATGCATCCTCACAAGCGTCGGCTTGCTCGGATCGATGTGCCCTTTGACCAGGGTCATCGTTTCTTCCTGGGTCGCCTTGTTGAAATAGCTGTAGGCGGTCCAATCGCCGCCCCAGCGGCTCGAAAAACGGGTTTCCGCGGTCTTCTGGACCAGATGGTCGTGCGCCATGCGATAGGCGATAAGGTCGCGGATGGTGCCGATCTTCAGATCATGGAGGCGGGCAAAGCGGACCAGATCCTCCATCCGCGCCATCGATCCATCGTCATTCATGATCTCGCAGATCACGCCCGACGGATTCAGGCCGGCAAGGCGGGATATGTCGACCGATGCCTCGGTATGGCCGGCACGGACGAGGACTCCGCCTTCGCGGGCCACCAGCGGAAAGACATGCCCCGGCGTGACGATGTCCTCCGGGCCTTTCGATCCGTCGATTGCCACCGAGATCGTGCGCGCCCGGTCTGCCGCGCTTATTCCGGTGGTGACGCCTTCGCGGGCTTCGATGGAAGTGGTGAAGGCGGTGGCGTGCCGCGTGCGATTGTTGCGGCTCATCAATTCGAGGCCCAGTTCGGACACGCGCTGGTGGGCCATGGCCAGGCAGATCAGACCCCGGCCATGAGTGGCCATGAAATTGATCGCGGCAGGCGTCGCCATTTGCGCGGGGATGATCAGATCCCCTTCATTCTCGCGATCCTCGTCATCCACCAGGATATACATCCTGCCATTGCGCGCTTCCTCGATGATTTCCTCGATCGGCACGATCACTGGCGTTTCATTGTTGGATGAGAGGAAGCGTTCAAGCTTGGTGAGTGTTTCCGAAGTGGGGTTCCAGTTCGCTTCGGTGCAATCCCGCAGGGTATTCGCGTGAAGTCCGGCGGCGCGCGCCAGCGCATAGCGCGACATTTCGCCTTCGCTGACGATCTGCTTGATTCGCTCGATGGTTGGTGTGTTCATGAATGTGCGGATACCACATTTTAATGTGAGTGCAACTTGCCAATATCGGCGTTTGAATGCAGGGATGGACTTGCAATGAGGGCGGTATGGCCTCATTCCGGCGGAACGTCCAGTTCAGGAGATAGCATGCTCGAAGATGATGTTTTTGAGGCATTTCGGGACACGATGCGTCATATCGCGGCCCCTGTTTTCGCAATCTCGACGAAATATGAGGGCGTCCGCTCGGTCATTGTGGCGACAGCATTCAGTTCGGTCAGCTTCGATCCGCCCTCTCTCCTGATTTGCGTAAATCAGGAAACCTCCATTCATGCTCCGCTTATGAAAGCCGAACATTTCTGTGTGAATGTGCTGGGTCATTCCCACCGCAATGTGGCGGATGCCTGCGCCATGAAGAAGGGTGAAGAGCGTTTTTCAATAGGGGATTGGGAAGAGGAAATGGGCGTTCCAGTGCTCGTGGATGCCCAGTCCAGCCTGGTCTGCCGCACCGCCGACCGGCACCGCTTCGGCTCTCACACGATCTTCGTGGGCGAAGTGATCGGGGCCCGGCATCGGGACAATGCCAAGCCGCTTACCTATTTCGACCGGCGTTACATCGACATTTCCCAAGCGCCGGACCTCGCCTGAAAACGGGCCCTGAAAACAGGCCGGCTCAAGCCGGTCGTTCCATCCGGCGCCAGGCATTCCCGATATTCTTCCTCGATACTCGTCAACGCCAATGAAAGATTTTCGAAAGCAGGCTTGGCTTCTCCATCGGCCTGATCGGGCCGTAGATCATGCGCCTTAGCAAAGGATCCAGATTCGGGCGTTGTCGAACACCGTAATTTGCATGAATCGAACGAAAATCGGACTCGATCATTGGAGTGTCCTCCTCGGATGACCCCTCCCGCACTTCGCATGCATTTTACATCAGCTTCGGGCGAAAGCGAATAGCGAAATCCTGCGCCGGCATATCCCCGGCTCGTTTTCGCGCGGAGCTGGCTGGCCCGGACCAGGGTTGGCGATATCTGGCAAAATCTTGGCAAATCGGGACGTGGCATATCACCCGGCCCTCAGGCAGTTTGCGATGAAAGTGATGCGTCAGGCGCACCACTGGCTGAACTGAATGGGGTAGAGGATTCATGGCAAGCATCGCAGTGCAAGAACGTTCCGATACCGGTACGCAAGCCGAGGAATTCGATGTTCTTATCGTTGGAGCGGGGATTTCCGGTATAGGCAGCGCCTATCACCTGCTTACCCAGTGCCCGGACAAACGCTTCGTGGTGCTGGAGGCGCAGGAGGGGTTTGGCGGAACCTGGCGGACCCATAAATATCCGGGCACGCGCTCCGACTCGGATCTTTACACCTTCGGTTATCGCTTCAAGCCCTGGGTCGGTCCGCCGATCGCGACGAAGGCGGAAATTTGCAAGTATCTCGGCGAAGTCATCGACGAGAACGGCCTGGATCGCTTCATCCGCTATGGCTCGAAGATAACGGGATGCTCTTGGTCTAGCGAGGACCGCAAATGGACTGTCGAGGTCGGCGGTCAAGACGGGCGGCCAGGCAAAACCTATCGCTGCAATTTCCTCTGGATGTGCCAGGGCTATTACGATCACGACAACCCGTTTCTGCCCGATTGGCAGGGGTTGGACGATTTCAGGGGAACCCTGGTCCACGCCCAAAAGTGGGATGAAAACCTGGATTATGCAGGCAAACAGGTGGTGGTGATCGGGTCGGGCGCCACCGCCGCGACAGTCATTCCGGCGATGGCGGGGAAGGCCGGGCATGTGACCATGCTGCAGCGCTCCCCCACCTATTTCTTCTGCTATCCCAACCGCAGCGATCTTGCCGACCAACTGCGCCTGATCGGGGTGGACGAGCCGACAATCCACAGAGTGGTGCGGTTGCAGTATCTTCACGACCTGAAGACTCTCGACCGCCGCTCCCAGGAAGAGCCGGAAGTGGTCTTCGAGGAACTGAAGACCTTGATAAGGCAATATGCGGGCGACGACTTCAAGTTCGACCCGGATTTCACTCCTCGCTACCGCGTATGGCAGCAACGCCTCGCCTTCGTGCCCGATGGCGACATGTTCCGCGCGATCGGCGAGGGCAAGGTCTCGGCGGTGACGGATGAGATCGATCGCTTCGTGCCGGATGGCATCCGTTTGAAATCCGGCAAGGAATTGAAGGCGGATATCGTGGTCGCGGCGACCGGATTCCGGCTGTCAGTGATGGGCAACATCCCGTTCAAGGTGGACGGGAAAGAGATCGATTGGTCCGAGACGGCCACCTATCGCGGGATGATGTTCACCGGAGTGCCGAACCTGCTCTGGGTCTTCGGCTATTTCCGCGCGGCATGGACGCTGCGGGTGGACCTGATGGGCGATTTCGTCTGCCGCCTGCTCGAGCACATGGACAGCAAGGGTGCGAGCCAGGTGAAGGTGGTTGCCCCCTCCGGTGGAGAGAACGACCCGCTCCTGCCCTGGATAGAGTCGGAAAACTTCAATCCCGGCTATCTCATGCGCGATGTGGACAAGCTGCCCAAGCGGCTCGGCGAGCGTCCGGAGTGGCGGCATACCCAGAACTACTGGAAGGAAAGCGAAGATATTCCCGCTGTCGATCTGGACGGGCCGGAATTCGTGTATCGCTGAACCGGGCGGGCCGGGCTGGCCTAATTCGCCTTGCCCGAATTGATCAGGGTTCTGCGAAATTCGAGCGAACCCATGCCCGACCAGCGCTTGAAAGCCCTGGAAAAGCTCGAAGGTTCGGCGAAGCCCACCGCCGCAGCGATGGCTTCAACGGACATCGCCTTGTCGGCGAGCAATTCGCAGGCGCGCTGATAGCGGGCTTCGTCGATCAGGGTCGAGAACTTGGTTCCTTCCTCGGCAAGGCGCCGATGCAGCGTCCGCTCCGAGAGGGCCAGCCTTTCCGCCGCCTCGCTGGCCGAGGGAAATCTGTCGAACGCAATGCCCAGCATGGCCGTCAGGCGCTGGGATATCCGGGCATTGGATCGCGCAGCCTTGAGCAGGCCTTCGCATTTCGAGCTGTAAAGCAGCATCAGCTCCATATCGGCCAGCGGCAGCGAGGCATTCGCCGTGCCGGGCTTGAAGCGCCACTGAGTCTGTTCGGCATCGAATTGGACACGGCAGGGAAACAGGCGGCTGTCGATTTCCCATCCGGGAGGCGGCGGGGCCGCGACGCAGACTTCTTCCAGCGGAAGCTGGCCGCCCGTCAGGTCCGCGATCAGGGTCCGTATCGCGCCGAGATCCCGATATTGCGAGAAATGGCGCAGTTGCAGCGGCACGCCGTTATCTTCGCCGATCAGCGCGCAAGCATTGTTGGGGCCTCTCTCCAGGCGATAGCTGATAAGAGAATAGGTAAGCTCCTGATACCGGCAGGCCACGTTCAGGCCTTCGCCCAACGTTCGCGCCGTCATCATCGCCAAGCCGAAAGTTCCATATTTCATGGAACGATAGCGCAGCCCCATCCGCAGCCATTGATCGGCGCTTTGCCCTGTAACATCCGCGAAGGCCCGCTGCAGCTGAAGTTCTTCCTCGGCCAGCAAGTCGCATGTGCCGCTTTCGAAAGAGAGGGGCTTCAGCCGGTGATAATTGCAGAAGGAATCCCAACCGATGCGGAACTGATGGACCAGTTCATCGCGCATTATCCGGGCACTCAGATCGGGCAGCGCCGCCAGCAGCGTATCTGACCTCATCCTCTCTACCTTTCGTTTTTTCGAACGCTAGGCAGACAGGCAATGTGCGTCAAGCAAGCTGGCAATTTGCGTCAAGAAGTTGGCGACAGCGAACATGGCATTTGCTTAGTGTCCGTCTACTCGGAATGGGACACTGGAGGGGATAGTGACAACAATCGTCAGGCCGAAATGGCTGTTCTCGTTGATTGCCAGTCTGGCGCTCGCTGGCTGCGGCTCGGCTGATCGCACGACCACGGCCTCAGGCTCGCCCAATTGGGAGCGACTGCTCGCGGCAGCCGAAAATCCTAACGACTGGGTCACTTATGGCGGCACTTTCGATGAGCAGCGGTTCAGCGGGCTGACGCAAATCTCCGATGCCAATGTCGGCCAGCTGGGCCTCGCCTGGTCTTACGAGTTCGACACCAACCGGGCGCAGGAGACGACTCCCCTCGCATATGATGGCGTGATCTATGCCACCACCGCCTGGTCCAAGGTGTTTGCGCTGGATGCAACGACCGGGAAGCTGATCTGGAGCTACGATCCCGAAGTTCCGGGCGAGGCGGGAGCCAAGGGATGCTGCGATGTCGGCAATCGGGGCGCGGCGATCTATGACGGCAAGCTCTATTTCGGCACTTTCGACGGACGGCTGATCGCGCTCGACATCAAGACCGGAAAGCCGGTCTGGACAGTGGTTACGGTCGATCAATCCAAGCCTTACACCATCACGGGCGCGCCGCGTATCGTGAAGGGCAAGGTGGTTATCGGCAATGGCGGAGCGGAACTGGGCGTTCGCGGCTATGTCAGCGCTTACGATGCGGAAACCGGCAAGCAGGCCTGGCGCTTCTACACCGTGCCCGGCAATCCGGCGGACGGGCGGGACAATGCCGCGTCCGACAACGTGCTGGCGAGCAAGGCTTCCTCGACATGGTTCGGCAAGTTCTGGGAAGCGGGTGGGGGCGGCACGGTCTGGGATTCGATCGTCTACGATCCCGAACTCGATCAGCTTTACATCGGCGTCGGAAACGGCAGCCCATGGAATCACAAGATCCGCAGCCAGGGCAAGGGCGACAATCTGTTCCTGTCCTCCATCGTGGCGCTTGATCCGGATACCGGCAAATATCGCTGGCATTATCAGGCCTCGCCCGGGGAAAGCTGGGACTACACCAATACCCAGAGCATCATTCTCGCCACGCTCGACATCGAAGGAAAGCCGCGCAAGGTGCTGATGCAGGCGCCCAAGAACGGTTTCTTCTTCGTCATCGACAGGAACAACGGCAAGCTGCTCTCCGCAAAGAATTATGTCGAGGTGAACTGGGCCAGCGGCTATGATCTGAATACGGGCCGCCCAATCGAAAACCCCGAAGCGCGCTACGATCAAGGCTCTTTCGTGGCCATACCGGGCGCGTTGGGCGGGCATAACTGGCAGCCGATGGCTTTCAGCCCGAGAACCGGGCTGGCCTATATTCCGGGGCAGGACGCGGTGTTCGGCTATGACAATCCGGAGCAATATAAATATCGCCCCGGCCGCTGGAACACCGGCATCGGCACCATCGGAGCGGCCGCCCCGGACGATGCCAATCAGTTCCAGGCCATCCGCAAGATGCTGAGAGGCCGCCTGATCGCATGGGACCCGATCGGGCAGAAGGCGGCATGGACCTTCGACTATGACGAGCCATGGAACGGCGGGGTTCTCTCCACAGCCGGAAATCTCGTGTTCCAGGGTGACACGAAGGGCAATTTCCGCGCATTCGCGGCCGATAACGGCAAGGTCCTGTGGACGGCCAAGCTGGGCATGCCCATCATGGCCGCGCCGACCAGCTTTGCGGTCGATGGTGTGCAATATGTCGCGGTCGCGGCAGGTTATGGCGGGGCTTATGCCCTGACCAGCGCCTTCAACGACAATCCTTCCCCGCAGCAGAATGGCCGCCTCTATGTTTTCAAGGTCGGCGGCAAAGCCGCGATCCCGGAGCTTGCGAAGCTGGCTTTCGGCCCACCCAATCCTGCAACCGACAAGTTCACGCCGCAGCAGATTGCGCGGGGCAAGGAACAGTTCGCCACCGATTGCTGGATGTGCCACGGCCCCGGCAGCGTTTCGAGCGGTGTCGCCCCTGATCTGCGCCGATCCGGCGCGCTCGGCGATGCGCAGATGTGGAAGCAGATCGTGATTGACGGCGCCCTCAAGGATAGCGGCATGATCGGCTTTGCGAAATATATGACCGCCGCCGATGCCGAAGGCATCCGCGCCTATATCTCGGACCGCGCCGCTGCATTGAAGCAATCGGAAAAGGGAAGCGGCAAATGAGCAAGGCTGTAGTCCTGCCGGAAACGGCGGCGATCCTGGAAGCGTTGGCCGCGCAGGAAGGGCCGGCGCTCTCGGAAATGACGGCACCCGAAATGCGGAGCGTCTACGGGCAATTGGGCGATCTGTTCGACCTGCCGCCCGTGCCCGGAATAACCACGGCCGACTTTACAGGCGCGAGCATTCCCATGCGGGTCTATCATCCCGGCGAGCCGAAAGCGGCGCCCGTCATCGTGTATATGCATGGCGGGGGCTGGGTGATTGGCGATCTGGAGAGCCATCATTCGCTCTGCACCCAGATTGCCGGGCAGACCGGACTGCGAGTGGTGGCGGTCGATTACCGGCTCGCACCGGAAGCCAGATTCCCCGCCGCGCATGAGGATTGCATCGCGGCGGTCGGGCATGTGCTTTCCAGCCCTGCCGAGCTTGGCGCGCCAGTAACGGGGGTGGCTGTGGCCGGCGACAGTGCGGGCGCCAATCTCGCCTTTGCCGTTTCGAGCCATTACGGCGAGGGGGTGCTCGCCCAATTGCTGATCTACCCGGTGGGGGACTGTGCCGGGACCGATACCGCATCCTACAGGGATTTCGGCGAAGGCTATCTTCTCGACAAGCCTTTGATGGATCGCTTCATTGACGAATATCTTCCATCGGTAGAGGCCCGCGCGGATCTGCGCGTATCGCCTCTGCGGGGCGAGTTGGCGGGCAGATTCCCGCCCACCATGATACTCGCCGCCGGGCTTGATCCGCTGCGCGATGAAGGACGGCTGCTGGTGGGCAGAATTGCCCAGACGGGTAGTGAAGTGCATTTCCTCGAAGCGGAAGGCCTCATTCACGGGATGGCCACCATGCGCAAGGTCTTGCCTACGGGCGACCGGATCTTGCAGCAGACGTTCGGCCAGTTTGCAGAACTTATCAAAGATCGAAGTGATAAAGCACAGGAGCGAGAGGCATGAGAGATTATCTCGATTTCTATATCGATGGCGCATGGGTCTCGCCCGCGCAGCCGAAGACGCTGGATGTCATCGACCCGTCCACCGAGCAGCCGGTAGGGAGGATCAGCCTGGGCAGCGCGGCGGATGTCGATCGCGCGGTCGCGGCGGCGCAGCGGGCCTTTTCATCCTTCGGCCGAAGCTCGAAGGCTGAACGGCTCGATCTGCTCGACGCGATCATCGCGGCTTACAAGGCGCGGGAGAAGGATCTAGCCGATGCCGTGCGGGAGGAGATGGGCGCGCCATCGCTGCTGGCCAGCGGCGCGCATGTCCCGTTCGCGCTGATGCATTTCGAAACGGCGCGCAAATTGCTGCCCGATTTCAGTTACGACGTCGATCACGGCAGCACGCTGATTACGAAGGAACCGATCGGGGTGGTCGGGATGATTACCCCATGGAACTGGCCGCTCAATCAGATCGCCTGCAAGGTCGCGCCTGCCCTCGCGGTAGGATGCACGATGATCCTCAAGCCTTCGGAAGTGGCGCCTTTCAGCGGCCAGATCTTCGCGGAGGTGATGGATGCCGCTGGCGTTCCGGCCGGCGTGTTCAACATGGTGCAGGGCGATGGTCCTACCGTGGGGGCCGCCATTTCCGCCCATCCCGGGGTGGACATGGTTTCCTTCACGGGATCGACCCGTGGTGGCGTGGAAGTGGCGCGCAATGCGGCGAGCACGGTCAAGCGGGTCCATCAGGAGCTGGGCGGCAAGTCGGCCAATATCATCCTGGATGACGCCGATTTCGAATCCGCCGTCCATCAGGGCGTGGCAGCAATGATGGTGAACAGCGGCCAGAGCTGCAATGCACCCTCGCGCATGCTGGTCCCGGCCGCGCGAATGCAGGAAGCGAGCGAGATCGCAAAGCGGACCATCGCTCAGCAGAAAGTCGGCGCGCCGACCGAGGAGGTCAATCTTGGCCCGGTCGTGTCCGATGTGCAGTGGAACCGCATCCAGTCCCTAATCGAGAAGGGCATAGAGGAAGGGGCCGATCTGGTCGCGGGCGGCCCCGGAAAGCCGGAAGGCCTGAATCAGGGCTATTATGTCCGGCCCACGGTGTTCGGCGGCGTGAACAATCAGATGACGATCGCCCGCGAGGAGATCTTCGGGCCGGTGCTCGTCATCATCGGATACGACAATGAAGATCAGGCGATCGAGATCGCCAATGACACGCCCTATGGCCTCGCCGGATATGTCCAGTCAGGGGACATCGGCCACGCTCGTGATGTGGCTTCGAGGATACGGGCCGGGCAGGTCGCGCTGAACTATGCGCCGCTCGATCTCGCGGCTCCGTTCGGCGGCTACAAGCAATCCGGCAACGGGCGCGAGTGGGGTGAACATGCCTTCCATGAATTCATGGAAGCGAAGGCGGTGCTGGGTTACGCGCCCGCCTGACCATAGGTCTGATCCTGGGGACCCGATCCCGGATGAAACCGAAAAGGGGCGGTCGCATGTGCCGCCCCTTTCCTTTGCATCTAGCTTGCCGACCACGCGTCACCGCATCGCCGGGAGCCGCCACTCAGCCATATTGGGTGACGTAGTCCTTCACAAAATCGAAGTAGTTCTTGTTCCAGTTGAATTCGCACACGCCGACCCCGGCCACTCCGTCGAATTCCAGCGTCGCGCAGCCGGTGTTGATGATGGTCTTCGGATCGTGCGACGACTGCAGGATGCCGAACATCTTGTAATCGATGAATGACTTGCGCCCTTCGGTGTCGGTGACCGTCACCTGGAAGGTCTTCTGCAGCATGTCATCACCGAAGGTGAAATCGTAATCGACATCGGCGATGTGGCGCATCGCGCCGTCCTTGAAGAGGAAACCGCGCAGCTCGGTCTTGCCGAAGGCCTGCATCTCGAAAAAATGCATGGAAGAATCGCCGGTGGTGGCGTGAATCCATTTGTAGTGCTGATTGATCCCCCAGATGCGCGGACCCCAGCTGTGGTCGCGCACCAGAAAGCCCGTGTGGGGATATTTCTGGCCGTCGATCTCGATATCGGCCACGACCCGCCCATGCTGCTCGGTGCGGTTGTCGCCGAAATAAGGCGGGTTGCCCTTGGGGTGGGTGCTGAAGGGATAAGGCGGGTGCGTGCCCTCGAAGCTGGCCTTCACCTTGATGCGTTCGCCGTTCCAGTCGAGATTCACCTTCTTGAAGGGTTCGGCCACTTCCATGTGCAGCGGGCCAAGCCGCCAGTTGTCGAAGTTCATGTCCTCGCTGATCGTGCCGTCATGCGCTTCGACCACCTGTTCGGGAAAATTTGGCCCGAAGAAGCAAGCCATGGCCCGCGCTTCGCCAGTGCCCAGCATGCTGGGATAGATAAATCCGGCCATCTGCTGTTCCGGCATCAGGAAGATATGCGCCAGGGATTCCCTGCCGTTCGGCGCCAGCTTGTGGCGATATGCGTTCTCGACCGGAAAGTCGGTAAACTGCTTCGTAACTTCAGGCATCTTGCCTTGTTCTCCTGGTTGCCGCGGAAGGCGGGCGCCATGAATGCCGGGTTTCGGCGTGGCGCCCCCCGATCCGCGGGATAGCGGTGGTTATTTCCCGCCGTTCTTGAGTTCGTTGAAATCCGTGCCTGCCTGGATCATGCGTTCCGCAAACGGCGCCATCATCACCGCGCTGCAGCCGCCGTCGACCGGCAGCACCACGCCATTGACATAGGCCGAGGCATCGCTGGCCAGGAACAGCACCGCTTCGGCGATATCCTTCGGATAGGCCACGCGGCCGGACGGGATCAACGTGCCGAGGCGCTTGTCGAGGAAGGACTCGAACTCGGTGGCCTGATCTTCCGACACGCCAAACGCGCGAGCCATGATCGGCGTCATCGTGATGCCCGGGCAAATGGCGTTGGAACGGATGCCATGCGCGCCCAGTTCGATGACGGCCTGGCGCACCACGCCGAGAACGGCATGCTTGGTGATGGTATAGGCGGCGGAGGACCAGCCCCCCTGGATCGCGGCCGTGCTGGCGGTGGAGATAATGGTGCCGCCCGTGCCCTGCTTGATGAATTGCCGTGCGGCGTGCTTGTGGCCCGAAACCACGGAATTGACGAGGAGAGCCGAAGTATCGTTCATCCCGCCGAGATCAATATCCACCAGGGAGTCGCGATTGCCGGGGGCGCCCGCATTGTTGAATATGATGTCCAGCTTACCGAAACGGTCAACCGCGGTCTGCACCAGACGCTCGATCGCGGAATCGTCCGTCACGTCGGTATGGACATAAACGA contains:
- the eno gene encoding phosphopyruvate hydratase, whose translation is MTAIIDIHGREVLDSRGNPTVEVDVLLEDGSFGRAAVPSGASTGAHEAVELRDGDTSRYMGKGVRKAVDAVNGEISDRLLGVDAEDQRDVDFAMLELDGTENKGRLGANAILGTSLAVAKAAANARGLPLYSYIGGVSAHLLPVPMMNIINGGEHADNPIDFQEFMIMPVGAESLAEGVRWGAEIFHTLKKGLGEKGLSTAVGDEGGFAPNLASTRAALDFIMESIERVGFKPGTEIALALDCASTEFFADGRYDIAGEGLSLSGEEMADYLADLCAAYPIRSIEDGMSEDDFEGWKALTDKVGDKVQLVGDDLFVTNPKRLEMGIGQGLANSLLVKVNQIGSLTETLEAVSIAQRNGYTAVMSHRSGETEDSTIADLAVATNCGQIKTGSLARSDRLAKYNQLIRIEEELGQAARYAGESAFGRLAR
- a CDS encoding flavin reductase family protein, whose product is MRHIAAPVFAISTKYEGVRSVIVATAFSSVSFDPPSLLICVNQETSIHAPLMKAEHFCVNVLGHSHRNVADACAMKKGEERFSIGDWEEEMGVPVLVDAQSSLVCRTADRHRFGSHTIFVGEVIGARHRDNAKPLTYFDRRYIDISQAPDLA
- a CDS encoding NAD(P)/FAD-dependent oxidoreductase, with the protein product MASIAVQERSDTGTQAEEFDVLIVGAGISGIGSAYHLLTQCPDKRFVVLEAQEGFGGTWRTHKYPGTRSDSDLYTFGYRFKPWVGPPIATKAEICKYLGEVIDENGLDRFIRYGSKITGCSWSSEDRKWTVEVGGQDGRPGKTYRCNFLWMCQGYYDHDNPFLPDWQGLDDFRGTLVHAQKWDENLDYAGKQVVVIGSGATAATVIPAMAGKAGHVTMLQRSPTYFFCYPNRSDLADQLRLIGVDEPTIHRVVRLQYLHDLKTLDRRSQEEPEVVFEELKTLIRQYAGDDFKFDPDFTPRYRVWQQRLAFVPDGDMFRAIGEGKVSAVTDEIDRFVPDGIRLKSGKELKADIVVAATGFRLSVMGNIPFKVDGKEIDWSETATYRGMMFTGVPNLLWVFGYFRAAWTLRVDLMGDFVCRLLEHMDSKGASQVKVVAPSGGENDPLLPWIESENFNPGYLMRDVDKLPKRLGERPEWRHTQNYWKESEDIPAVDLDGPEFVYR
- a CDS encoding AraC family transcriptional regulator, producing MRSDTLLAALPDLSARIMRDELVHQFRIGWDSFCNYHRLKPLSFESGTCDLLAEEELQLQRAFADVTGQSADQWLRMGLRYRSMKYGTFGLAMMTARTLGEGLNVACRYQELTYSLISYRLERGPNNACALIGEDNGVPLQLRHFSQYRDLGAIRTLIADLTGGQLPLEEVCVAAPPPPGWEIDSRLFPCRVQFDAEQTQWRFKPGTANASLPLADMELMLLYSSKCEGLLKAARSNARISQRLTAMLGIAFDRFPSASEAAERLALSERTLHRRLAEEGTKFSTLIDEARYQRACELLADKAMSVEAIAAAVGFAEPSSFSRAFKRWSGMGSLEFRRTLINSGKAN
- the ribB gene encoding 3,4-dihydroxy-2-butanone-4-phosphate synthase, translated to MNTPTIERIKQIVSEGEMSRYALARAAGLHANTLRDCTEANWNPTSETLTKLERFLSSNNETPVIVPIEEIIEEARNGRMYILVDDEDRENEGDLIIPAQMATPAAINFMATHGRGLICLAMAHQRVSELGLELMSRNNRTRHATAFTTSIEAREGVTTGISAADRARTISVAIDGSKGPEDIVTPGHVFPLVAREGGVLVRAGHTEASVDISRLAGLNPSGVICEIMNDDGSMARMEDLVRFARLHDLKIGTIRDLIAYRMAHDHLVQKTAETRFSSRWGGDWTAYSYFNKATQEETMTLVKGHIDPSKPTLVRMHALSLFPDVFADETPRSGLLANAMRMISEEGSGVVVLLNRPGRNFASTAIRSRNEHGPSPDPAPGEMQRDYGVGAQILTELGVRDMILLTNTSHSLVGLGGYGLAIVGQKSIDLPEGAE
- the ribH gene encoding 6,7-dimethyl-8-ribityllumazine synthase, which codes for MASFLIVEARFYDHLNDLLVAGARAALEGAGHEVSVLTVPGALEIPGTIALAAELGDYDGFVAIGVVIRGETYHFEIVAGESARGIMALTMDGIPIGNGILTVENEAQALVRADPAQKDKGGEAAKAAIVLLDLQERFSR